The genomic DNA TTCGGCCTGACCGGACTCTCCGACGACGTGCCCGAGGGACTGCAGCGCACCGATGTGCTCATCGCGGCCGGAGTGCTGTTCGTCATCGAACTGGTCGCCGACAAGATTCCATACCTGGATTCGTTCTGGGATTCGATCCACACGGTGATCCGGCCTGCCTCCGGTGCGGTGGTGGCCGCGCTCATCGCAGGTTCCGACGAATCGCTGACCACGTTGACGGCTGCGGCGGTGGGTGGGACGACGGCTTTGGTCAGTCACCTGGTGAAGGCCGGGCTGCGCGCGGCGATCAACACCTCTCCGGAACCGGCGAGCAATATCGCCGTCAGCACCGCCGAGGATGTCGGCGTCGCGGGTGTGGTCACGCTGGCGATCTTCTATCCGGTCGCCGCCGCGGCCATCGCCGCTCTGCTGTTGGCCATCGGCCTGTGGCTGATCTATCTCCTGGGCGCCCGCATCCAGCGGTACCGGCGACGCAGGCGGGAGCGCAAGGCGACCGGGAACCGGGCGGTGTGACCCGGCCATCGATCCCGGCGGCTGTGGCGTCCGCCGGACTGTCACCTCCGCCGACACGGACGTGCCGCGCCGATCTCGACGCGGCACGCCGGGCCGAGCGCCTCATTGCGCCCGCCGTCCCTGCGTCGGCGACGTGGCGGGGCACTCGCGCCTCGGCCTGGGCTCACTGCCCGGGCAGGCGCCTGCGACCGTCGGCCACATCGGTGACCAGGTCAGTGTATCCGTCGACCAGTTCGGCGAGGCGATACCAGTACTTGTGCGTGAGGCCGCTGCGGGGGCCGTCGCTGTCGATGGCCTGGTTGGCGTCGGCCCAGCTACGGGCCATCCGGTCGACCACCGCGCCGAGAGTCTCGGTGTGCAGGGCGGCGTCCGGTCGGTGCGCGGGCACCTCATGGGCGATCCACTCGTCGATATCGTCCACCAGTTCTGTGCGCCTGCAATCGATTTCGGCCACCAACCGGACGTCGGCCAGCTCCGCGCGACGGGCGTGCAGCTCGGCGAGCGCATGGGCGGACCGCAACAGTTCACGATCCTCGTAACGCCGCCCCTGGAAGGCGCACAACAGCTGCGGGGCCGTCGGCAGTGCCCCTACCGTCGGGGCGCTCATCCGATCACCCCGGTACCGGCTGTGAACGTTGCAAAAACCACCATGATCGGTTCTCGATTCGATTGTTCCGTGCCCTCGATGCCGGGGGTCACCTCCCCGACAGCTGGATCATGCGCGTGCAGATGCAAGGACGCAACGCCGAACGCAATAGTGCGTTCTACCTAGTGCGCATTGCTGGCACATTGCCAATGTCGAATACCGGCGCCACCCTGCGCAGACGTGTCCCAGATCACGAATCGAGACAGGAAGTCATGTGCAAGAGGGCTTTCCACGAACTCGACGAAAGTGTTCATCCACGCTGCGCGGTATGCAGCCGCGCCGCGGCCACCGCTCGCCGCCCGTCACCCGCGGCGAGCAGTTCGAGCGCATGCTCGTGGATCTCGATATCGGCGGGTGCGCGCTCGCCGTAACGCAGGGC from Nocardia higoensis includes the following:
- a CDS encoding DUF4254 domain-containing protein → MSAPTVGALPTAPQLLCAFQGRRYEDRELLRSAHALAELHARRAELADVRLVAEIDCRRTELVDDIDEWIAHEVPAHRPDAALHTETLGAVVDRMARSWADANQAIDSDGPRSGLTHKYWYRLAELVDGYTDLVTDVADGRRRLPGQ
- a CDS encoding DUF4126 domain-containing protein, translating into MSLLPLIFTAGWASGINAYAVVLLLGLFGLTGLSDDVPEGLQRTDVLIAAGVLFVIELVADKIPYLDSFWDSIHTVIRPASGAVVAALIAGSDESLTTLTAAAVGGTTALVSHLVKAGLRAAINTSPEPASNIAVSTAEDVGVAGVVTLAIFYPVAAAAIAALLLAIGLWLIYLLGARIQRYRRRRRERKATGNRAV